The Metabacillus schmidteae genome has a segment encoding these proteins:
- a CDS encoding cory-CC-star protein has protein sequence MKSFSAIKKLLLLYDEILSVQHKTEVAREIQDEDDLFLFLCLSETLGLPNPAFYYTLELYPYMIEKFHDWHLRMGMDKSPLDGFRCC, from the coding sequence ATGAAGAGTTTTTCCGCTATAAAAAAACTTCTCTTACTCTACGATGAAATCTTATCTGTACAACATAAAACAGAAGTTGCAAGAGAAATCCAGGATGAAGATGATTTATTTCTTTTTCTATGTTTATCTGAAACTTTGGGTCTTCCGAATCCTGCGTTTTACTATACGTTAGAACTTTATCCATATATGATTGAAAAATTCCATGATTGGCACTTGAGAATGGGAATGGATAAGTCGCCATTAGATGGATTTCGCTGTTGTTAA